One segment of Nostoc flagelliforme CCNUN1 DNA contains the following:
- the ssuD gene encoding FMNH2-dependent alkanesulfonate monooxygenase translates to MEVFWYLPTQGDERYLGTTIGRRPATYPYMQQIAQAVDKLGYGGMLIGTGQKQDTWIVATSLISVTERLRFLVAFRPAIMSPSLAVRMAATFDQISNGRIILNVVTGGDTKELAKDGIFLDHDQRYELTDEFLTIWRSLMQGEEVTYSGRHLKVKGAKLQFPPVQKPYPTLYFGGSSDAALQVAAKHIDVYLTWGEPPDQVAQKIAKVRRLAAEQGRTVRFGIRMHVIVRETTQKAWDAANELIQYVDDETIAAAHRRFAQSESEGQRRMAQLHKGERQNLEISPNLWAGVGLVRGGAGTALVGDAETVAARMLEYADLGIDTFVFSGYPHLEEAYRVAELLFPRLPLQTPAIALSQQVASTFSEFVTKTDLFRPQPV, encoded by the coding sequence ATGGAAGTTTTTTGGTATTTACCTACACAGGGAGACGAGCGTTATTTAGGTACTACAATTGGTAGGCGGCCAGCCACTTATCCCTATATGCAGCAAATAGCCCAAGCTGTTGATAAATTGGGCTATGGCGGGATGTTGATTGGTACTGGACAAAAACAGGATACCTGGATTGTAGCTACTTCGCTAATTTCAGTTACGGAACGTTTGCGGTTTCTTGTAGCCTTCCGTCCGGCAATTATGTCGCCTTCTTTAGCTGTTAGAATGGCTGCTACTTTTGACCAAATTTCTAACGGTCGAATCATTCTGAATGTTGTCACTGGTGGCGACACAAAAGAACTTGCCAAAGATGGGATTTTCTTAGATCACGATCAGCGTTATGAACTCACAGATGAGTTTTTGACAATTTGGCGATCGCTTATGCAAGGTGAAGAAGTAACCTATAGTGGTCGTCATCTAAAAGTTAAAGGCGCTAAACTCCAATTTCCTCCTGTACAAAAGCCTTACCCCACCTTATATTTTGGTGGTTCTTCAGATGCTGCGCTCCAAGTTGCTGCTAAACATATTGATGTGTATTTAACTTGGGGTGAACCACCAGATCAAGTTGCCCAAAAGATTGCAAAGGTACGCCGATTAGCAGCAGAGCAAGGTAGAACAGTCCGCTTTGGAATTCGGATGCACGTAATAGTGCGTGAAACTACGCAAAAAGCTTGGGATGCAGCTAATGAACTGATTCAGTATGTGGATGATGAAACCATAGCAGCTGCACATCGGCGGTTTGCTCAATCTGAATCAGAGGGACAACGCCGCATGGCTCAACTCCATAAGGGCGAACGCCAAAACTTAGAAATTAGCCCCAACTTATGGGCAGGTGTTGGCTTAGTGCGTGGAGGCGCTGGGACTGCCTTAGTTGGAGATGCAGAGACAGTTGCAGCGCGAATGCTGGAATATGCCGATTTAGGAATTGATACCTTCGTTTTCTCAGGGTATCCCCATCTCGAAGAAGCCTATCGAGTTGCAGAATTGCTGTTTCCTCGCTTACCACTGCAAACTCCTGCGATCGCATTATCGCAGCAAGTTGCAAGTACGTTCAGTGAATTTGTTACCAAAACAGATTTATTCAGACCACAGCCTGTGTAA
- a CDS encoding LLM class flavin-dependent oxidoreductase — MSTKKPQLRLGAFLPSTGHHVASWRHPEAQADGGLNFQHYKRLAQTAERGKFDMIFFADGVAVRDRNQSADVLSRNGKLVHFEPLTLLSALSVVTENIGLTATVSTTYNEPYHLARKFASLDYLSGGRAGWNLVTSATEAEALNFNREKHMEHTLRYERAKEFVDVVTKLWDSWEDDAFLHDKESGIYFDPNKLHVANHKGEHFSVRGPLNVARPIQGYPVIIQAGSSEDGKDLAAQTAEVIFTAQQTLAEAQAFYTDVKGRLAQYGRSPDHLKIMPGVFPVIGKTEQEAKDKFDQIQELIDPVVGLNLLGSMIGGFDLSGYPLDGPLPDLPETNGGKSRQQLLTDLARRENLTIRQLYLWIAGARGHRQILGTPEQIADQLEDWFINGGADGFNIMPPWLPGGLDEFVDLVIPELQRRGLFRTEYEARTLRENLGLPRPVNQFSKIATREVAIA, encoded by the coding sequence ATGAGTACGAAAAAACCTCAACTTAGACTAGGTGCATTTTTGCCAAGCACTGGTCATCATGTTGCGTCATGGCGACACCCCGAAGCGCAAGCTGATGGCGGTTTGAACTTTCAACATTATAAAAGGCTGGCACAGACGGCAGAACGCGGCAAATTTGACATGATCTTCTTTGCCGACGGCGTGGCTGTACGCGATCGCAATCAAAGCGCCGACGTTTTAAGCCGCAATGGTAAACTCGTCCATTTTGAACCTCTGACCCTGTTGTCGGCTCTGTCTGTGGTGACGGAAAACATTGGTTTGACGGCGACAGTATCAACTACATACAACGAGCCTTATCACCTCGCCCGTAAGTTTGCATCACTAGATTATCTCAGCGGCGGTCGTGCCGGTTGGAATCTCGTGACTTCTGCCACTGAAGCTGAAGCGCTGAACTTCAATCGGGAAAAGCACATGGAGCATACACTACGTTATGAGCGTGCTAAAGAGTTTGTGGATGTTGTCACCAAGCTCTGGGATAGTTGGGAGGATGATGCTTTCTTACATGATAAAGAGTCGGGTATTTACTTCGATCCAAATAAACTGCACGTTGCCAACCACAAAGGCGAGCATTTTTCAGTGCGCGGCCCGCTAAATGTTGCCCGTCCAATCCAGGGTTATCCAGTGATCATTCAAGCTGGATCTTCCGAGGATGGTAAGGATCTTGCTGCACAAACTGCGGAGGTCATTTTCACTGCCCAGCAGACTCTGGCAGAAGCTCAGGCGTTTTATACAGATGTGAAGGGGAGACTGGCTCAATACGGACGCTCACCTGACCATCTTAAGATTATGCCTGGTGTATTCCCAGTCATTGGCAAAACTGAGCAAGAAGCTAAGGATAAATTCGATCAGATTCAGGAGTTGATCGATCCGGTGGTCGGCTTAAATTTGCTTGGCTCAATGATCGGTGGATTTGACCTATCCGGCTATCCGTTGGACGGGCCATTGCCGGATTTACCAGAGACTAACGGCGGTAAAAGCCGTCAGCAACTTTTGACTGACCTGGCTCGTAGAGAGAATTTAACGATTCGACAACTGTATTTATGGATAGCTGGAGCGCGTGGGCATCGTCAAATTTTGGGCACACCAGAACAGATTGCCGATCAATTAGAAGATTGGTTTATCAATGGCGGGGCAGATGGATTTAACATCATGCCACCTTGGTTGCCCGGAGGATTGGATGAGTTTGTTGACTTGGTAATTCCTGAATTGCAACGTCGGGGCCTGTTCCGTACAGAGTATGAAGCACGAACCCTGCGCGAAAATCTTGGTTTACCTCGTCCGGTAAATCAGTTTAGCAAAATTGCTACTCGTGAAGTGGCGATCGCCTAA
- a CDS encoding RNA recognition motif domain-containing protein, which yields MSVYVGNLSYEVTEEGLNSVFAEYGSVKRVQLPTDRETGRMRGFGFVEMGTDAEETAAIEALDGAEWMGRDLKVNKAKPREDRGSFGGNRGNNSFGNRY from the coding sequence ATGTCAGTTTATGTAGGCAATCTTTCTTACGAAGTTACAGAAGAAGGCTTGAATTCTGTGTTTGCAGAATATGGTTCTGTAAAGCGGGTTCAGCTACCTACCGACCGTGAGACAGGTCGTATGCGTGGCTTTGGTTTTGTGGAAATGGGCACAGATGCTGAAGAAACAGCTGCCATTGAAGCTCTTGATGGTGCTGAGTGGATGGGACGTGACCTAAAAGTGAACAAGGCTAAACCCAGAGAAGACAGAGGTTCCTTTGGTGGAAATCGGGGAAACAATAGTTTCGGCAATCGTTACTAA
- a CDS encoding GNAT family N-acetyltransferase: MHEAVGFSPVSVFQRVGYKFGQWHDVGWWQLSLHQELPLPINSPLSLLEVQKLSLWNEALRSGLLVLRV; this comes from the coding sequence GTGCATGAGGCTGTCGGTTTTTCGCCTGTAAGTGTATTTCAGAGAGTCGGGTATAAATTTGGTCAGTGGCACGATGTCGGCTGGTGGCAACTATCTCTGCACCAAGAGCTACCCCTACCTATAAATTCACCTCTTTCTTTACTAGAAGTTCAAAAATTGTCTCTGTGGAATGAAGCTTTAAGAAGCGGACTCTTGGTACTTCGCGTTTAA
- a CDS encoding GNAT family N-acetyltransferase, with translation MKAAIRLANESDALKMLAIYAPVVRETSISFEIEPPSKTEFERRIHNYQQQMPWLVCEINGELLGYAYATPYRTRAAYQWSVESSVYVNVEHRRKGVAKALYTSLFRLLQLQGYYNVFAALA, from the coding sequence GTGAAGGCTGCAATCAGACTAGCTAATGAAAGTGATGCCTTAAAAATGCTGGCAATTTATGCGCCAGTTGTGCGGGAAACTTCAATTTCCTTTGAGATAGAGCCTCCCAGTAAAACGGAATTTGAGAGGCGCATCCACAATTATCAACAGCAGATGCCTTGGCTAGTGTGTGAAATTAACGGTGAGCTTCTAGGTTATGCCTATGCCACTCCCTACCGGACTCGTGCCGCCTACCAATGGTCTGTAGAATCATCCGTGTACGTCAATGTTGAGCATCGTAGAAAGGGAGTTGCGAAAGCTTTGTATACTTCTCTTTTTCGGTTGCTGCAACTCCAAGGATATTACAACGTTTTTGCTGCGTTGGCGTAG
- a CDS encoding VOC family protein, which translates to MQILKVLTRVYLNPIDLDEAIAFYENLFTEKCWLWFQYSEAELELAGVGSILLIAGSAEALSSFKSTHATFLVDSLNDFKEALIQQGAVILAEPNKVPTGANMRAMHPDGTIIEYVEFA; encoded by the coding sequence ATGCAAATTCTTAAAGTACTAACTAGAGTCTATCTTAACCCAATAGATTTGGATGAGGCGATCGCTTTCTATGAAAACCTCTTTACAGAAAAATGTTGGTTGTGGTTTCAATATTCCGAGGCTGAGTTGGAACTCGCAGGCGTGGGTTCTATTCTTTTAATTGCTGGTTCGGCAGAAGCACTCTCTTCATTCAAGAGTACACACGCAACATTTCTCGTTGACTCACTCAATGATTTTAAAGAAGCACTTATTCAGCAGGGTGCAGTAATTCTGGCAGAACCTAACAAAGTTCCCACTGGAGCCAATATGCGAGCAATGCATCCTGATGGAACCATTATTGAATATGTTGAGTTTGCATAA
- a CDS encoding ISKra4 family transposase (programmed frameshift): MKQDKQERLKACLEELATLLYEEADKSQMTDLEGIEKTVRSQILELVSPEIGLFFIANKTGTKVGKTRKIKSLVGELKLKAKQIQRLGLKPRSRLSPLLQKCCLRLSANESYQNAETEIEALTGVKVGHSTQQKLVMEQDFQLPQALQAISEVSVDGGKVRLRGKPHVGCHWRDYKTVRLQGIYYGAFFDSNQSLIDYVNSQRLVDPLVCLGDGHDGVWNLVKEFALASQRWEILDWFHLVENLYKVGGSLKRLKAAETLLWQGQVESAQALFTNCRGKQVKNFCAYLEKHRSGIVNYSYYQAEQVCSIGSGAVESAIKQIGTRIKISGAQWNVESVNQILSVRCAYLNGLLAI, from the exons ATGAAGCAGGATAAACAAGAACGGCTTAAAGCGTGCTTAGAAGAATTGGCAACATTGTTATATGAAGAAGCAGACAAAAGTCAGATGACAGACCTCGAAGGGATAGAAAAAACAGTTCGCAGTCAAATATTAGAGCTAGTTAGTCCAGAAATAG GCCTTTTTTTTATCGCAAACAAAACAGGGACAAAGGTAGGTAAAACCAGGAAAATCAAAAGCCTGGTTGGGGAATTGAAATTAAAAGCGAAACAGATACAGAGACTGGGTTTGAAACCCAGAAGTCGGCTAAGTCCTTTACTTCAAAAGTGTTGTTTGAGACTATCAGCCAACGAATCATACCAAAATGCCGAAACAGAAATTGAGGCATTAACAGGAGTCAAAGTTGGTCACTCAACGCAGCAAAAATTAGTTATGGAACAAGATTTTCAACTGCCACAAGCACTTCAAGCTATATCAGAAGTGAGCGTGGATGGAGGAAAAGTAAGACTACGAGGTAAACCTCATGTCGGTTGTCACTGGCGAGACTATAAAACTGTTCGTCTACAAGGGATTTACTACGGCGCATTTTTTGACTCAAACCAATCATTAATTGATTATGTCAATAGTCAGCGTCTGGTTGACCCACTTGTTTGCTTGGGAGATGGCCACGATGGTGTATGGAATTTAGTCAAGGAGTTTGCGCTCGCTAGCCAAAGATGGGAAATTTTAGATTGGTTTCATCTGGTGGAAAATCTTTATAAAGTTGGCGGTTCTTTAAAGCGGCTTAAAGCTGCTGAGACTCTGTTATGGCAAGGTCAGGTGGAGTCTGCTCAGGCTTTATTCACTAATTGTCGAGGTAAACAAGTTAAGAACTTCTGTGCCTACCTAGAAAAACATCGCTCTGGCATTGTCAACTACAGCTATTACCAGGCTGAACAAGTCTGTTCCATCGGTTCTGGAGCAGTTGAGTCTGCGATTAAACAAATTGGGACAAGGATTAAAATATCTGGGGCACAGTGGAATGTTGAAAGTGTCAATCAAATTCTTTCTGTTCGTTGTGCTTATCTCAATGGTTTACTTGCTATTTGA
- a CDS encoding sulfonate ABC transporter substrate-binding protein — protein MLTKFFLTRLLGMAFAFLQSFQQRRIRTFSLLFAVGLSLTLAVSACSPSASDNSGTPQATQASSPVASSITVRIGYQKASTVLYALKARGELEKAFAASGSSVTWAEFPAGPPLLEALNAGSIDFGYTGESPPIFAQAGGIPLVYIAYDPWSPKAEAILVPKDSPIKSVAELKGKKVAFAKGSNANYLLVKALEKAGVQYSDIQPITLTPADARAAFEQKNVDAWAIWDPYLAAAEAATGARSLVDATGLAPNRGYYLAAKSFVDAKPDALKIVLDQVKKVSEWAKNNPSEVAKFLSPALGIDAPVLEIAEKRREYDVLPLTDEVITKQQEVADTFYKIKLIPKQIKVKEIVWQGKLNNS, from the coding sequence ATGTTGACTAAGTTCTTTCTAACCCGACTGTTGGGTATGGCTTTTGCCTTCCTCCAAAGTTTCCAACAACGAAGAATCCGCACTTTTTCCCTACTGTTTGCAGTGGGACTTAGTTTAACTTTGGCTGTCTCTGCTTGTTCTCCAAGCGCAAGCGACAACTCTGGCACACCGCAGGCAACCCAAGCCTCCAGTCCAGTAGCTAGCAGTATCACAGTTCGCATAGGCTACCAGAAAGCGTCAACTGTTCTCTATGCGCTGAAGGCGAGAGGGGAATTAGAGAAAGCTTTCGCAGCTTCAGGATCTTCCGTAACTTGGGCAGAATTTCCAGCTGGGCCTCCACTCCTAGAGGCATTGAATGCAGGCAGCATTGATTTTGGCTATACCGGAGAATCACCACCTATATTTGCTCAAGCTGGGGGTATTCCTTTGGTTTATATTGCCTACGATCCTTGGAGTCCCAAGGCTGAAGCTATTCTGGTGCCTAAGGATTCACCTATTAAAAGTGTGGCTGAACTTAAGGGTAAAAAAGTGGCTTTTGCCAAAGGTTCCAATGCTAACTACCTATTAGTAAAAGCATTGGAAAAGGCAGGGGTACAGTACAGTGACATTCAACCAATAACTCTCACTCCCGCCGATGCTCGTGCTGCATTTGAGCAAAAAAACGTTGATGCTTGGGCAATTTGGGACCCGTACTTAGCCGCAGCAGAAGCAGCAACAGGCGCACGTAGCTTAGTAGACGCGACGGGATTAGCTCCCAATCGTGGTTATTATCTGGCTGCAAAATCTTTTGTTGATGCCAAGCCGGATGCCTTGAAAATAGTTCTCGATCAGGTGAAAAAAGTTAGTGAATGGGCAAAGAATAATCCTAGTGAAGTTGCTAAATTTCTTTCCCCAGCTTTGGGTATAGATGCTCCTGTGTTGGAAATCGCAGAAAAGCGGCGTGAGTATGATGTACTTCCGCTCACAGATGAAGTGATTACGAAACAACAAGAGGTTGCAGATACCTTCTATAAGATTAAATTGATCCCGAAACAGATCAAAGTTAAGGAAATTGTTTGGCAAGGCAAATTGAATAATTCGTAA
- a CDS encoding glutathione S-transferase N-terminal domain-containing protein, whose product MLELYSYYRSTASYRVRIALELKKIPYLYRSVSKLRKGEPEFTAEYRKITLKN is encoded by the coding sequence GTGTTAGAACTTTACAGCTATTATCGTTCAACAGCTTCATACAGAGTCAGGATTGCACTAGAGCTTAAAAAAATTCCTTATCTGTATAGAAGTGTCTCAAAATTGCGAAAAGGCGAACCTGAATTTACAGCAGAGTACCGTAAAATTACCCTCAAAAATTAG